In Candidatus Babeliales bacterium, a single genomic region encodes these proteins:
- a CDS encoding ankyrin repeat domain-containing protein, with product MLNKQIKIKLLLFVLFCAQMFHTICMDTPKKPCRYYKPIKQPKNSALDKKRQHIDGCDKDDDFIRELMIIFPSTSIEYRYPPGSRSRICYDYAIRTILAQQLSLQQLELIDKQLICSDHWLSKVDIPFNFFNQVKDPAPGDLVMYMNYDKTTSQTMDIHIKHFGVIANDTTEVISKIGIRRLIIRHNTWETSSSYGTHVTYWRLKKNNDNLFKDIISLINSPSSNYFDDTKKLQQHLFSIINGDKIADSLWFSGKIEEMDRYVELERTLIDYKNFDLNCVNESGETMLMIAAQKGDAQFVTLLLEFGADATLQNKNGCNANDLARLNKHTQICDILNYLKKPLQTMTAYCIIYFTSLLMLSHKFF from the coding sequence ATGTTAAACAAACAAATTAAAATTAAATTACTTCTTTTTGTTTTATTCTGCGCTCAAATGTTTCATACAATCTGTATGGATACACCTAAAAAGCCATGTCGTTACTATAAGCCAATTAAGCAACCAAAAAATAGTGCTCTTGATAAAAAAAGACAACATATTGATGGATGTGACAAAGACGACGATTTTATTAGAGAACTAATGATAATATTTCCATCAACATCGATAGAATATAGATACCCTCCAGGATCCCGATCAAGAATTTGTTATGATTATGCAATCCGTACAATTTTAGCTCAACAACTATCGCTTCAACAGCTTGAACTGATAGATAAACAACTGATTTGCTCTGACCACTGGCTTAGTAAAGTTGATATTCCTTTTAATTTTTTCAACCAAGTTAAAGATCCTGCTCCTGGAGATTTGGTCATGTATATGAACTACGACAAAACGACCTCACAAACTATGGATATTCATATAAAGCATTTTGGTGTGATCGCCAATGATACAACAGAAGTTATATCGAAAATTGGAATACGCCGACTTATAATAAGGCATAATACTTGGGAAACATCATCATCCTATGGCACACATGTAACGTATTGGCGATTAAAAAAAAATAACGATAATCTCTTTAAAGACATAATTTCTCTTATAAATTCACCATCTAGCAATTATTTTGACGATACGAAAAAGCTTCAACAGCATTTATTCTCTATCATCAATGGGGATAAAATAGCAGATTCTCTATGGTTTTCTGGAAAAATAGAGGAAATGGATCGTTATGTTGAATTAGAAAGAACATTAATAGATTATAAAAATTTCGACCTTAATTGCGTTAATGAAAGCGGAGAAACAATGCTTATGATAGCTGCACAAAAAGGTGATGCGCAGTTTGTTACCTTACTATTAGAATTTGGTGCAGATGCAACTTTACAAAACAAAAATGGCTGCAACGCTAATGATTTAGCACGATTAAATAAACACACACAAATTTGTGATATTTTAAATTATTTAAAGAAACCGTTACAAACAATGACGGCATATTGTATTATTTATTTCACCTCTTTACTGATGCTTTCACATAAATTTTTTTAA
- a CDS encoding aquaporin — protein sequence MKQYVMEFLGTFFVTIAISLIGNPIAIGLMLMAMIYVGGHISGAHYNPAISFACFVQNRLQLTEMGMYIAAQLLGATAALCFFMMITNNSFILDMVPGSSVVGPMSIELLLVLVLCWVYLTMNVTNRYKDTAISGIVIGLTLMAIASIGSIFNPAVAAASVLCNIIQEGSFNDFSSLIVYIVGPLVGGLGGSVIFNYFKSEL from the coding sequence ATGAAGCAGTATGTAATGGAGTTTCTTGGTACATTTTTTGTAACTATAGCTATAAGTCTCATTGGTAATCCAATTGCAATAGGGCTTATGTTGATGGCAATGATTTATGTTGGTGGGCATATTTCTGGTGCGCACTATAATCCGGCAATTAGTTTTGCCTGTTTTGTCCAAAATAGATTACAACTTACTGAAATGGGAATGTATATTGCTGCTCAGTTACTTGGTGCAACTGCGGCATTATGTTTTTTTATGATGATTACTAATAATAGTTTTATTTTAGATATGGTACCCGGAAGTTCTGTTGTCGGCCCGATGTCAATTGAACTTTTGTTAGTATTGGTATTATGTTGGGTATATTTAACCATGAATGTCACTAATCGTTATAAGGATACAGCGATTTCTGGAATTGTAATAGGTTTAACGCTAATGGCAATAGCATCTATTGGAAGTATTTTTAATCCAGCAGTTGCGGCTGCATCAGTGTTATGTAACATCATACAAGAGGGATCATTTAATGATTTTTCAAGTTTAATTGTATATATTGTCGGACCTTTAGTTGGAGGACTTGGTGGATCAGTTATATTTAATTATTTTAAGTCTGAGCTATAA
- the dnaG gene encoding DNA primase: MNLFSFIKERVSILDVINEYVTLKKAGGYHKGTCPFHHEKTASFTVSPDKNIFYCFGCHLSGDVISFIAKIENCSQKDAAKLLAEKHNINLPQSLSFEFSEKHNDNKQNYFSICRALALWCHEQLLKNSSAQSYFLQRGFEQSAFDYFTLGYFPSGNTSISDLLYTMKRQSILARDLIEANILIEGRTTLYSPFEERLIFPIKNALGNFCGFGGRIFKEQDTRPKYYNSRENEYFIKGSLLFNLDKAKKSIQETGKIFLVEGYTDCMAMIQQGIANTVATLGTACTIEHLKQLARYAEHIFVVYDNDTAGKQAILRLTELCWHVNLELKVILLPPNEDPASFITKKGDFQELIHGAQDIFIFFIDTLGNNFSNKSLHQKIQTTRSFLQVITGITDSLKKDILLQKAAVAFDISFNALKEELIRLNSQQSTVQNNAAQSNVTIISNPLPLLEKRIFCAIINNMKLFNGESRLRLIHYLPSPLRDILAKLRATQEKSEIVTFSIFFDTLDEHEKHYVSKLLLEENEIMDNNAFDKLLEQLQKKQWKVIVRDIKIQLMQAKQEGNVDKVSLILHDLINLQNKLISSPHQDNL; encoded by the coding sequence ATGAATTTATTTAGTTTTATTAAAGAACGCGTTTCTATTCTTGATGTTATTAATGAATATGTCACACTCAAAAAAGCTGGCGGTTATCATAAAGGAACCTGCCCTTTTCATCATGAAAAAACAGCTTCTTTTACGGTAAGTCCCGATAAAAACATTTTTTATTGTTTTGGCTGTCACTTGTCAGGTGATGTGATTTCATTTATTGCAAAAATTGAAAATTGTTCACAGAAAGATGCTGCAAAATTACTTGCAGAAAAACACAATATCAACCTTCCTCAAAGCCTATCTTTTGAATTTTCTGAAAAACATAATGATAATAAACAAAACTATTTCTCCATTTGTCGGGCTCTTGCGTTATGGTGCCATGAACAATTACTCAAAAATTCATCTGCTCAGTCATATTTTCTACAACGTGGCTTTGAACAAAGCGCATTTGATTATTTTACGCTTGGCTATTTTCCAAGTGGTAATACAAGTATTAGCGATTTATTATACACCATGAAACGGCAATCAATATTGGCGCGCGATCTTATCGAAGCTAATATTTTAATTGAAGGACGCACCACATTATATTCGCCTTTTGAAGAGCGATTAATTTTTCCTATTAAAAATGCTCTTGGTAACTTTTGTGGTTTTGGTGGACGTATATTTAAGGAACAAGATACGCGGCCGAAATATTATAACTCTCGTGAAAATGAATATTTTATTAAAGGATCATTGCTCTTTAATCTTGATAAAGCAAAAAAAAGCATCCAGGAAACAGGCAAAATTTTTCTTGTCGAAGGATATACAGATTGTATGGCGATGATTCAGCAAGGTATTGCCAATACCGTGGCAACATTAGGCACTGCGTGTACCATCGAACATCTTAAACAACTCGCACGCTATGCCGAGCATATCTTTGTTGTATACGATAATGATACAGCAGGAAAACAAGCGATATTACGACTTACTGAGCTTTGTTGGCACGTAAACCTTGAACTTAAGGTAATTCTTTTACCTCCCAATGAAGACCCTGCTTCATTTATTACTAAAAAAGGCGATTTTCAGGAACTTATTCATGGCGCACAAGATATTTTTATTTTTTTTATAGATACTTTAGGTAATAATTTCAGTAATAAATCATTACATCAAAAAATTCAAACAACACGCTCGTTTTTGCAAGTTATTACCGGAATTACCGATTCATTAAAAAAAGATATTTTACTCCAAAAAGCTGCAGTTGCATTTGATATATCTTTTAATGCCTTAAAGGAAGAGCTTATCCGATTAAATAGCCAGCAAAGTACAGTACAGAACAATGCTGCTCAATCAAATGTCACTATTATAAGCAATCCTCTTCCATTACTAGAAAAACGAATCTTTTGTGCTATAATAAATAATATGAAGCTATTTAATGGAGAAAGTAGGCTAAGATTGATACATTATTTACCATCTCCATTAAGAGATATCTTAGCAAAACTAAGGGCAACTCAAGAAAAATCTGAAATAGTTACCTTTAGTATTTTTTTTGATACACTTGATGAGCATGAAAAACATTATGTTAGCAAATTGCTTCTTGAAGAGAATGAGATCATGGATAATAATGCATTTGATAAACTTCTTGAGCAATTACAAAAAAAACAGTGGAAAGTTATTGTGCGTGATATAAAAATACAGTTAATGCAAGCAAAACAGGAAGGTAATGTTGATAAAGTATCGCTTATTTTACATGATTTAATAAACTTACAAAATAAGCTCATTTCATCACCGCATCAAGATAACCTCTAA
- the rpoD gene encoding RNA polymerase sigma factor RpoD, translated as MTKAKPIVKKNIKKVVTNIDLHKEIIEEFIEKCKLNGLVSYEELIAFSDKNNVTDTEVTDILRILEKENVEFVTQEELESDNLKKDELEEIEPSRLKLKTKLETYGLESGEFEEVEEEEAEEDEEESEIKRETESSVADSVKSYLRDIGKIPLLNKKTETTIADQISKSKNDSIEAISRFPFLHKEFVLMGEKLEKNILNLKDFIQFSEFDEDNIPKIEEEKHALLKTITDISDLINNEEKIYHSYRSKLSDPKKKKEMLDAVKANKENIAATIRTIKFSNKLIRKFCKKIEKYITKFNEKEIIAQESLNQLAAYTSIESPTPAEMIEIEEIKSSMRAASKTLKKLEVEIGLPKPLILSYYNQLIINQKQDKIAKDNLAKANLRLVVNIAKKYVNRGLHFLDLIQEGNIGLMKAVEKFEFERGYKFSTYATWWIRQAITRAIADQSRTIRVPVHMVETLNKINKIKRTFIQENGREPTYAELAKELNLDEKKIKNIIKISKEPISLETPVGDSEDAYIKDFIENDKESSPAETVANSDLKDRVREVLKTLTPREEKVLKMRFGIDVASEHTLEEVGKDFSVTRERIRQIEVKALKKLRHPSRSKRLLAFFEKELDDKGDFDDDSDDDDDDDDDDDNDDYDDNDLNEDSLKNDTKNNDGE; from the coding sequence ATGACTAAAGCTAAACCAATCGTTAAAAAAAATATAAAAAAAGTAGTTACAAACATTGATTTGCATAAAGAAATCATTGAAGAGTTTATTGAAAAATGCAAACTTAATGGATTAGTAAGCTATGAAGAGCTTATCGCATTTAGTGATAAAAATAACGTCACCGATACAGAAGTAACTGATATTTTACGTATTCTTGAGAAAGAAAATGTTGAATTTGTTACCCAAGAAGAACTCGAAAGTGATAATCTTAAAAAAGATGAGCTTGAGGAAATCGAACCCTCTCGATTAAAACTTAAAACAAAACTTGAAACATATGGCCTTGAATCAGGGGAATTCGAAGAAGTAGAAGAAGAGGAAGCTGAAGAGGATGAAGAAGAAAGCGAAATTAAACGGGAAACTGAATCAAGCGTCGCTGATAGTGTAAAATCATATTTACGCGACATTGGCAAGATACCTCTTCTCAATAAAAAAACAGAAACAACAATTGCTGATCAAATTTCTAAAAGCAAAAATGATAGCATCGAAGCAATTTCACGTTTTCCATTTCTTCATAAAGAATTTGTTCTTATGGGTGAAAAACTTGAAAAAAACATTCTAAATTTAAAAGATTTTATTCAATTTTCTGAATTTGATGAAGATAATATTCCCAAAATTGAAGAAGAAAAACATGCTTTATTAAAAACAATAACAGATATCAGTGATCTTATTAACAACGAAGAAAAAATTTACCATTCATATCGCAGCAAACTTTCTGATCCAAAAAAGAAAAAAGAGATGCTTGATGCTGTTAAAGCAAATAAAGAAAATATTGCTGCGACAATACGTACCATAAAATTTTCTAATAAACTTATTAGAAAATTTTGCAAAAAAATTGAAAAATATATCACTAAATTCAATGAAAAAGAGATTATTGCGCAAGAATCCCTTAATCAGTTGGCCGCATATACCTCTATTGAATCACCTACACCAGCAGAAATGATTGAAATAGAAGAAATTAAATCTTCAATGCGTGCCGCTTCAAAAACACTTAAAAAACTTGAAGTCGAGATAGGCTTACCAAAGCCACTTATTTTGAGTTATTATAACCAACTAATTATCAATCAAAAACAAGATAAAATTGCAAAAGACAACCTTGCTAAAGCAAATTTACGTCTTGTAGTTAATATTGCTAAAAAGTACGTTAATCGCGGATTACACTTTTTGGATCTTATCCAAGAGGGTAACATTGGCCTTATGAAGGCGGTAGAAAAGTTTGAATTTGAACGTGGTTACAAGTTTTCTACCTATGCAACATGGTGGATTCGTCAAGCTATTACGCGAGCTATTGCAGATCAATCTCGTACTATTCGTGTTCCTGTTCATATGGTTGAAACTCTTAACAAGATCAATAAAATTAAACGTACATTTATACAAGAAAATGGACGTGAGCCTACCTATGCCGAATTAGCAAAAGAGCTTAATCTTGATGAGAAAAAAATTAAAAATATCATTAAGATTTCTAAAGAGCCGATATCCCTCGAAACGCCTGTAGGGGATAGTGAAGATGCTTATATTAAAGATTTTATTGAAAATGACAAAGAATCTTCACCTGCTGAAACAGTTGCCAATTCAGATCTAAAAGATCGCGTTCGTGAAGTGTTAAAAACACTCACTCCCCGAGAAGAAAAGGTGCTTAAAATGCGATTTGGCATTGATGTTGCCTCTGAACATACACTCGAAGAAGTTGGCAAAGATTTTTCTGTTACTCGCGAACGAATTAGACAAATTGAGGTAAAAGCATTAAAAAAATTACGTCATCCTTCACGCAGTAAAAGGCTGCTTGCCTTTTTTGAAAAGGAACTAGATGATAAGGGTGATTTTGATGATGACAGCGATGATGACGACGATGATGATGATGATGATGATAATGACGATTACGACGATAATGATCTAAATGAAGATAGTTTGAAAAATGATACAAAAAATAATGATGGTGAATAA
- a CDS encoding hemolysin family protein has product MEPYQLSQLIIPSILLCITLILRATLSFLETSITALRLFRLKELAHTTTQYLSLLQTLEKAPQRVLITVIVANSFVDVTAASLATFIMSTIFTHIGFSSSIGFTFGITFASLGIVVFGEILPKNFAKIRSEQAFKSILWLINCIYYTLYPFVIVLVKFSDYVMYKVGGEAALENSSQWISSEREIQFLINYIHEKGLLELEKREMLQNVFQIGNTPIAEVMTPGAKIISLDVHTAIDEIFGFFTQHSYTRIPVYENTPNNIIGMVHQKDLFIMLAKKENKIVQNIVRPIMFVPENITVFELLGKFREKQLHIAMVTDAHGILTGLVTLEDLIEEIIGEISDEHESTIGKIMPMGEDEWLVDATITLRDLGKFLGITFVTEGAVSLAGFLTELFRHVPQKDEEIIYNNFLFQVQKATAIHVQFVHIQKR; this is encoded by the coding sequence ATGGAACCATATCAGCTTAGTCAACTAATTATCCCTTCTATTTTGTTATGTATTACGCTTATATTACGTGCAACTTTATCGTTTTTAGAAACGAGTATTACAGCGTTACGCCTTTTTAGGCTAAAAGAGCTTGCTCATACAACAACACAATATCTTTCACTCTTACAAACGTTAGAAAAAGCTCCGCAGCGAGTACTTATAACTGTTATTGTTGCTAATAGCTTTGTTGATGTAACAGCTGCGTCACTTGCAACATTTATAATGAGTACAATTTTCACTCATATTGGTTTTTCAAGCAGTATTGGCTTTACGTTTGGAATTACATTTGCTTCTCTGGGCATTGTTGTTTTTGGAGAAATTTTACCAAAAAATTTCGCAAAAATTCGTAGTGAGCAAGCATTTAAATCAATTTTATGGCTTATTAATTGTATTTATTATACCCTTTACCCCTTCGTAATTGTTTTGGTAAAATTCTCTGATTATGTCATGTACAAGGTAGGAGGTGAAGCAGCCCTGGAAAATTCATCTCAATGGATCTCATCAGAAAGAGAAATTCAATTTTTAATTAATTATATTCATGAAAAAGGACTTCTTGAGCTCGAAAAAAGAGAAATGTTACAAAATGTTTTTCAGATCGGAAATACTCCAATCGCAGAAGTAATGACTCCTGGCGCAAAAATAATATCTCTTGATGTACATACAGCTATAGACGAAATATTTGGATTTTTTACACAACACTCATATACGCGTATCCCCGTTTATGAAAACACACCTAATAATATTATTGGAATGGTTCATCAAAAAGATCTTTTTATCATGCTAGCAAAAAAAGAAAATAAGATTGTACAAAATATTGTTCGCCCCATTATGTTCGTTCCCGAAAATATCACAGTTTTTGAGCTTTTAGGAAAATTTCGTGAAAAACAGTTGCATATTGCTATGGTAACTGATGCGCATGGTATTCTTACCGGACTTGTTACACTTGAAGATCTTATTGAAGAAATTATCGGTGAAATTAGTGATGAACATGAATCTACGATTGGTAAAATAATGCCAATGGGTGAAGATGAATGGTTAGTTGATGCAACTATCACGTTGCGTGACCTTGGTAAATTTCTAGGCATTACCTTCGTTACTGAAGGTGCAGTATCTCTTGCAGGCTTTTTAACAGAGCTTTTTCGTCATGTACCACAAAAAGATGAAGAAATTATCTATAACAACTTTCTGTTTCAAGTTCAAAAAGCAACAGCTATTCACGTTCAATTTGTCCATATACAAAAAAGATAG
- the lon gene encoding endopeptidase La produces the protein MKKIKNKFIQNTQEFIQNTQEMEASSLPLLPLKNIAILPKSIIPVIVGRDISIKAVEHALKTNRMLFISAQKDATTETPTKDDVFTYGTRSVILQVMRMPNGPLKILAEGLCRAKVIHYHDHEDGFMNVHYEDLPTPNLKLTVELEATWRETLQLYTTYSTLNEKIPSDLIANVKTVQDMDYMVDTITAHIDNLSLQNRQDIVELPDLNSRMFKLCSFLEKEIDILQTEQRIRGQIQTQVDKNQREYYLHEQMKAIQKELGREDQSEEIVSLRQKIKTFGLSKEAKQKVESELKRLEQMPPLSSEAVVSRNYIDWIVSLPWQKVSKDTINIAQAENILDKNHAGLKKPKERIIEFIAAKKFSKNLYRSPVICLVGPPGVGKTSLARSIAESMGREFIRISLGGIRDEAEIRGHRRTYIGALPGKIIQAMKKANVLNPIILLDEIDKMSRDMHGDPAAALLEVLDPEQNKNFIDHFLDTGYDLSQVMFIATANMMDQIPYPLYDRLEIVHISGYSEHEKLAIANQFLIPKSLKEHNLTKKQFIISDEIILSIIDEYTKEAGVRQLERIITKLMRKTIQLILKNEKIKTYTVTKSTIIEWLGNSIHKKTSISKKAERIGLATGLAWTEVGGDVLEIETSVLAGKGGLTLTGQLGEVMQESAQAAMSYIRSRAKDLGLKTNFYSTNDIHVHIPEGATPKDGPSAGITICTALVSALTNNSTKQNLAMTGEITLQGRILSIGGLKEKILAAKQHSCTTVIVPLENYDDIQDIKKEMSLDDITITFVNNMDEVLKNVFIKDPFDKKIQPVKKSSIKKNKTL, from the coding sequence ATGAAAAAAATAAAAAATAAATTCATACAAAATACGCAAGAATTCATACAAAATACACAAGAAATGGAAGCAAGCTCTCTTCCGCTTCTACCTCTTAAGAATATAGCTATACTGCCTAAAAGTATTATTCCTGTTATTGTTGGCCGTGATATCTCTATTAAAGCAGTGGAACATGCATTAAAAACTAATCGCATGCTTTTCATTTCGGCACAAAAAGATGCTACAACAGAAACTCCAACTAAAGATGATGTATTTACCTATGGAACTCGTTCGGTCATATTGCAGGTTATGCGTATGCCTAATGGGCCATTAAAAATACTTGCTGAGGGACTTTGTAGAGCGAAAGTAATTCATTATCATGACCATGAAGATGGTTTTATGAATGTTCATTATGAAGATTTACCAACACCGAACCTAAAACTTACCGTCGAACTTGAAGCAACATGGCGTGAGACTCTTCAGTTATATACAACGTATTCAACGTTAAATGAAAAGATTCCATCTGATCTTATTGCCAATGTAAAAACAGTGCAAGATATGGATTATATGGTTGATACCATTACTGCTCATATCGACAATTTATCACTTCAAAATAGACAAGACATTGTTGAATTACCCGATCTTAATTCACGCATGTTTAAATTATGTTCTTTTTTGGAAAAAGAAATTGACATTCTACAGACAGAACAGCGAATTCGCGGACAGATTCAAACGCAGGTTGATAAAAATCAGCGCGAATATTATTTACATGAGCAAATGAAAGCGATTCAAAAAGAACTTGGGCGTGAAGATCAATCAGAAGAAATTGTTTCCTTACGTCAAAAAATTAAAACTTTCGGGCTATCAAAGGAAGCTAAGCAAAAAGTTGAAAGTGAATTAAAGCGACTCGAACAAATGCCTCCACTTTCATCAGAAGCTGTTGTCAGTAGAAATTATATTGATTGGATTGTGTCATTACCATGGCAAAAGGTAAGCAAAGATACCATTAATATCGCACAGGCAGAAAATATTTTAGATAAAAATCATGCAGGACTTAAAAAGCCAAAAGAGCGTATTATTGAATTTATTGCAGCAAAAAAATTCTCTAAAAACTTATATCGTTCACCAGTTATTTGCCTTGTTGGCCCTCCTGGAGTTGGTAAAACTTCATTAGCGCGCTCTATTGCAGAAAGCATGGGACGTGAATTTATCCGCATATCATTGGGTGGTATACGTGATGAAGCTGAAATTCGTGGTCATAGGCGTACGTATATCGGTGCATTGCCCGGGAAAATTATCCAAGCAATGAAAAAAGCAAACGTGCTTAATCCGATAATTTTACTTGATGAAATTGATAAAATGTCACGCGATATGCATGGAGATCCTGCAGCAGCATTACTTGAGGTTCTTGATCCAGAGCAAAATAAAAACTTTATAGATCATTTTCTTGATACTGGATATGATTTGTCGCAAGTTATGTTCATTGCAACAGCAAATATGATGGATCAAATTCCCTATCCTTTGTATGATCGTCTTGAGATCGTACATATTTCTGGTTACTCAGAACATGAAAAACTTGCTATTGCAAATCAATTCCTTATTCCAAAGAGCTTAAAAGAGCATAATCTTACCAAAAAGCAGTTTATAATTTCTGATGAAATTATTTTATCAATTATTGATGAATACACCAAAGAAGCTGGCGTGCGTCAACTTGAACGTATTATCACAAAATTAATGCGTAAAACAATTCAGTTGATTTTAAAAAATGAAAAAATTAAAACCTACACTGTTACAAAAAGCACTATTATTGAATGGCTTGGAAATTCTATCCATAAAAAAACAAGTATAAGTAAAAAAGCAGAGCGTATAGGCCTTGCAACTGGTCTCGCTTGGACTGAGGTTGGTGGTGATGTGTTAGAAATTGAAACCTCAGTGTTAGCTGGAAAAGGCGGCCTTACACTTACTGGTCAGCTTGGTGAGGTTATGCAAGAATCTGCTCAAGCTGCGATGAGCTATATTAGATCTCGTGCAAAAGACTTAGGGTTAAAAACCAATTTTTATTCAACAAACGATATTCACGTACATATTCCAGAAGGTGCTACACCAAAAGATGGTCCCTCTGCAGGAATTACTATTTGTACAGCGTTAGTCTCTGCGTTAACCAATAATTCAACTAAACAAAATCTTGCAATGACGGGTGAAATTACTTTACAAGGTAGAATTCTTTCGATTGGTGGACTTAAAGAAAAAATTCTTGCGGCAAAACAACATAGTTGCACAACAGTTATTGTACCGTTAGAGAATTATGATGATATACAAGACATCAAAAAGGAGATGTCTCTTGATGACATCACCATAACTTTTGTTAACAATATGGATGAAGTGCTTAAAAATGTATTTATAAAAGATCCTTTTGATAAAAAAATACAACCGGTTAAAAAAAGCTCTATTAAAAAAAATAAAACATTATAA
- a CDS encoding Npt1/Npt2 family nucleotide transporter, with product MLKRLATMLWGNFESKEELKKFGILALIFCGIIAIYWALRPMKDSIFNAMIGMEWQPWAKILSLVIIFPIVILYSKLVDTFPRHKVFYFLTGLYGAIALIMFFCFSDPSIGLANTIKSPTRILGWLWYIWVESFGSLMVALFWAIVTDITSPESAKRGFPLVALFGQIGNMVGPYLLNAKKLGFSNSAPVVGVLACLLFFIGFMFWVFMHVTPASQLRGYRAEGEESEIESEPGFFEGLKLLVTRGYLLGLFLIITIYEVIVTVLDFHFKMSVSTAFTNELEVGAYLASYATMTGVVSTLCVLFGINSIQRVLGMKASLLMLPILTTAAVVLIKLNPQSLIIGFWIMVFSKAVNYALNQPTLKQLYIPTSKDTKYKAQAWIEMFGGRLSKGSGSYINTFRAPLVAHQGAIDGVARFLMFSSLISFGLVGVWLFVAIYIAKTYDKAIKEKRIVC from the coding sequence ATGTTAAAACGTCTTGCGACAATGCTTTGGGGAAATTTTGAGAGCAAGGAAGAATTGAAAAAATTCGGTATTCTTGCACTTATTTTTTGTGGAATTATCGCAATTTATTGGGCATTACGTCCAATGAAAGATAGTATTTTTAATGCAATGATTGGTATGGAATGGCAACCTTGGGCTAAAATTCTTTCTCTCGTTATTATTTTTCCTATAGTTATCCTTTATAGTAAGCTTGTTGACACATTTCCACGACATAAAGTTTTTTATTTTTTAACAGGCCTTTATGGTGCGATAGCTCTTATTATGTTTTTTTGTTTCTCAGATCCTTCTATTGGACTTGCAAATACTATTAAAAGCCCTACGCGTATTTTAGGCTGGTTATGGTATATTTGGGTAGAATCTTTTGGTTCGTTAATGGTAGCTCTTTTCTGGGCTATTGTTACTGATATTACCTCTCCAGAATCAGCAAAACGAGGATTTCCTCTTGTAGCGCTATTTGGACAAATTGGTAATATGGTTGGACCATATTTATTAAATGCGAAAAAACTAGGCTTCTCTAATAGTGCGCCTGTTGTTGGCGTACTAGCATGTCTTTTGTTTTTCATCGGTTTCATGTTTTGGGTGTTCATGCATGTTACTCCTGCTAGTCAGTTACGTGGATATCGTGCAGAAGGTGAGGAATCTGAAATTGAAAGCGAGCCAGGTTTTTTTGAAGGGCTTAAGCTATTGGTAACTCGTGGCTATTTACTTGGGCTTTTCTTAATTATTACCATTTATGAAGTAATTGTAACCGTATTAGATTTCCATTTTAAAATGAGCGTATCAACTGCTTTTACCAATGAACTTGAAGTAGGTGCATACTTAGCTTCTTATGCCACAATGACTGGTGTTGTTTCAACATTATGCGTATTATTTGGTATTAATAGCATACAGCGTGTTTTAGGCATGAAAGCTTCATTATTAATGCTCCCTATTTTGACAACGGCAGCTGTAGTTTTAATTAAACTTAACCCACAATCCTTGATAATTGGCTTTTGGATCATGGTATTTTCAAAAGCAGTCAATTATGCATTAAACCAACCAACATTAAAACAACTATATATACCAACTTCAAAAGACACCAAATACAAGGCGCAAGCTTGGATTGAAATGTTTGGTGGGCGTTTATCTAAAGGAAGTGGATCCTACATCAATACATTCCGTGCGCCATTGGTTGCGCATCAAGGTGCTATTGATGGTGTCGCACGCTTTTTAATGTTCAGTTCATTGATTTCTTTTGGTCTTGTTGGTGTATGGCTTTTTGTTGCGATATACATTGCCAAAACATACGACAAAGCAATAAAAGAAAAACGCATCGTATGTTAA